The proteins below come from a single Miscanthus floridulus cultivar M001 chromosome 1, ASM1932011v1, whole genome shotgun sequence genomic window:
- the LOC136545144 gene encoding receptor-like protein kinase FERONIA: MRALLLLALLLAACAAAAAQATGGANSTSTPFVPRDDILLDCGAKGQGNDTDGRVWTGDAGSKYAPPDNLASVASASGQDPSVPQVPYLTARVSASPFTYSFPLGPGRKFLRLHFYPANYSNRDAADGLFSVSAAIPGGKLTLLSNFSAYQTAAAITYSYLIREFSVNVSSPTLDLTFTPEKGHPNAYAFVNGIEVVSSPDLFDISTPNMVAGDGNLQQFPIDAGTAMQTMYRLNVGGQAISPSKDTGGYRSWDDDSTYIFGASFGVSYPKENNVTITYPSNVPEYVAPEDVYGTARSMGPTKEVNMNFNLTWMLQVDAGFMYLIRLHFCEIQYPITKINQRVFKIYINNQTAVKGADVNAWAAMSGATTLIGTPVYQDYVVSTPGVGAMDLWIALHPDPDTKPQIYDAILNGMEVFKLQLTNGSLAGLNPIPSVAPANDGTTKKKSTVGPIVGGVVGGLVVLALGYCCFSVICKRRRNAGKDAGMSDGHSGWLPLSLYGNSHTSSSAKSHTTGSYASSLPSNLCRHFSFAEIKAATNNFDESLILGVGGFGKVYRGEIDGGTTKVAIKRGNPLSEQGVHEFQTEIEMLSKLRHRHLVSLIGYCEEKNEMILVYDCMAHGTLREHLYKTQKPPLTCRQRLDICIGAARGLHYLHTGAKHTIIHRDVKTTNILLDEKWVAKVSDFGLSKTGPSMDHTHVSTVVKGSFGYLDPEYFRRQQLTEKSDVYSFGVVLFEVLCARPALNPTLPKEEVSLAEWALHCQKKGILDQIVDPYLKGKIAPQCFKKFAETAEKCVSDQGIDRPSMGDVLWNLEFALQMQESAEESGSLGCGMSDEGTPLVMVGKKDPNNPSIESSTTTTTTTSISMGDQSVASMDSDGLTPSAVFSQIMNPKGR; encoded by the coding sequence ATGAGGGCcttgctgctgctggcgctgctcCTGGCCGCttgcgccgccgcggcggcgcagGCGACGGGAGGGGCCAACTCCACCTCCACGCCGTTCGTGCCGCGGGACGACATCCTGCTGGACTGCGGCGCCAAGGGGCAGGGCAACGACACGGACGGCCGGGTGTGGACCGGGGACGCCGGGTCCAAGTACGCCCCGCCGGACAACCTTGCCTCGGTGGCCTCCGCCTCCGGCCAGGATCCCTCGGTGCCGCAGGTGCCGTACCTCACCGCGCGGGTCTCGGCCTCGCCCTTCACCTACTCCTTCCCGCTCGGCCCGGGCCGCaagttcctcaggctccacttctacCCGGCCAACTACTCCAACCGCGACGCCGCCGACGGTCTCTTCTCCGTCTCCGCCGCCATCCCGGGCGGAAAGCTCACGCTGCTTTCCAACTTCAGCGCCTACCAGACGGCTGCCGCGATCACCTACTCGTACCTCATCCGGGAGTTCTCCGTCAACGTCTCGTCCCCGACGCTCGACCTCACCTTCACCCCGGAGAAGGGCCACCCCAACGCCTACGCGTTCGTCAACGGCATCGAGGTCGTGTCCTCCCCCGACCTCTTCGACATCTCCACTCCCAACATGGTTGCCGGGGACGGCAACCTCCAGCAGTTCCCAATCGATGCTGGCACGGCGATGCAGACCATGTACCGGCTCAACGTCGGAGGCCAGGCGATTTCGCCCTCCAAGGACACGGGCGGTTACCGGTCCTGGGACGACGACTCAACCTACATCTTTGGCGCTAGCTTCGGGGTCAGCTACCCGAAGGAGAACAATGTCACCATCACATATCCAAGCAATGTGCCGGAGTATGTGGCACCAGAGGATGTCTACGGCACAGCGCGTTCCATGGGACCAACTAAGGAAGTGAACATGAACTTCAATCTCACATGGATGTTGCAGGTGGATGCTGGATTCATGTACCTTATCAGGCTGCATTTCTGTGAGATCCAGTACCCGATCACGAAGATCAATCAGCGGGTCTTCAAAATTTACATTAACAACCAGACTGCAGTCAAGGGTGCTGATGTGAATGCGTGGGCAGCCATGAGTGGTGCTACCACCCTTATTGGCACTCCGGTGTATCAGGACTATGTGGTGAGCACACCGGGTGTAGGGGCCATGGATTTATGGATAGCTCTCCATCCGGATCCTGACACAAAACCACAAATATATGATGCTATCCTCAATGGCATGGAGGTGTTCAAGTTACAGCTTACCAATGGTAGCCTTGCAGGGCTCAATCCTATCCCAAGTGTTGCCCCGGCGAATGATGGGACAACTAAGAAGAAGTCAACTGTTGGGCCTATCGTCGGTGGAGTGGTTGGAGGTTTGGTGGTTCTTGCACTTGGGTATTGCTGCTTCTCTGTGATCTGCAAGCGTAGGAGGAATGCTGGGAAGGATGCAGGCATGAGCGATGGACATTCTGGTTGGCTGCCCCTGTCTCTTTATGGCAATTCACACACTTCCAGTTCAGCCAAGTCACACACTACTGGTAGCTATGCTTCATCTTTGCCATCCAACCTGTGCCGCCATTTCTCTTTCGCTGAGATCAAGGCCGCAACAAACAACTTTGATGAGTCCCTTATTCTTGGTGTGGGTGGATTTGGTAAAGTTTACCGTGGTGAGATTGATGGGGGAACAACTAAGGTGGCTATCAAGCGTGGCAATCCCTTGTCTGAGCAGGGTGTGCATGAGTTCCAGACCGAGATTGAAATGCTGTCCAAGCTCCGCCACCGTCATCTGGTGTCACTGATTGGGTACTGCGAGGAGAAGAATGAAATGATCCTGGTCTATGATTGCATGGCTCATGGTACTCTCCGCGAGCACCTGTACAAGACCCAGAAGCCACCTCTTACCTGTAGGCAGCGTTTGGATATCTGCATTGGTGCAGCTCGTGGGCTTCACTACCTTCACACTGGTGCCAAGCACAccatcatccaccgtgatgtgaAGACAACAAACATCCTCCTGGATGAGAAATGGGTTGCCAAGGTTTCAGATTTTGGTCTGTCCAAGACTGGCCCATCTATGGACCATACTCATGTGAGCACAGTTGTCAAAGGCAGTTTTGGTTACCTTGATCCTGAATACTTCCGCAGGCAGCAGCTCACAGAGAAATCTGATGTCTACTCTTTTGGTGTTGTGCTGTTTGAGGTCCTCTGTGCACGGCCTGCCCTGAACCCTactcttccaaaagaagaagttAGCTTGGCGGAGTGGGCGTTGCACTGCCAGAAGAAGGGCATTCTTGATCAGATTGTTGACCCCTACCTGAAGGGAAAGATAGCTCCAcaatgcttcaagaagtttgctgagACAGCTGAGAAGTGTGTTTCTGATCAGGGTATTGACCGCCCTTCGATGGGTGATGTGCTCTGGAACTTGGAGTTTGCCCTTCAGATGCAGGAAAGCGCAGAAGAGAGTGGAAGCCTTGGTTGTGGGATGTCGGACGAGGGCACTCCCCTTGTGATGGTCGGAAAGAAGGATCCAAATAACCCATCGATCGAATCAAGCACCACAACCACAACCACCACTTCTATAAGCATGGGCGATCAAAGCGTTGCGAGTATGGACTCGGATGGGCTGACGCCTAGCGCTGTCTTCTCACAGATCATGAACCCCAAGGGGCGGTGA